One Cucurbita pepo subsp. pepo cultivar mu-cu-16 chromosome LG09, ASM280686v2, whole genome shotgun sequence DNA window includes the following coding sequences:
- the LOC111802217 gene encoding SNF1-related protein kinase regulatory subunit gamma-1-like isoform X2: MAQETLVKYSALSNCESYFERIQSTKKLPKPLQETLNHAFSRIPVSSFPGVPGGKVIEIPADTTIANAVKILSECKILSAPVTNPNAREDMSWRDRYLGIVDYSAIILWVLESAEIAAAVLSAGSATAVGVGAGAVGAIGAMALGATGPVAVAGIAAAAVGAAVAGGVAVDKGIGKDAPTAADCLGGDFYKVLLQEEPFKSTTVELILKSYRWVPFLPVTQNNSMLCILLLLSKYRLRNVPVIESGKPGLKNYITQSAIVQGLERCRGRDWFDCIAARPISDLGLPFMSCHDVISIQSEELILEAFKKMRDNHIGGLPVVEGPRKRIVGNISIRDVRYLLLTPELFSNFR, encoded by the exons ATGGCACAAGAAACGCTGGTTAAGTATTCTGCATTGTCAAACTGTGAATCTTACTTTGAGCGCATTCAATCCACGAAGAAACTTCCAAAGCCCTTACAGGAGACGCTCAATCATGCGTTTTCCAGGATCCCAGTTTCATCGTTTCCTGGAGTTCCAGGAGGCAAAG TTATTGAGATTCCAGCAGACACAACTATTGCTAATGCTGTGAAGATTCTATCTGAATGCAAAATTTTATCAGCTCCTGTAACGAATCCAAATGCAAGAGAAGATATGAGTTGGAGAGATAGGTACCTAGGGATTGTAGATTATTCGGCGATTATCTTGTGGGTGTTGGAGAGTGCAGAAATTGCCGCGGCTGTTTTATCCGCTGGTTCAGCCACGGCTGTTGGAGTTGGTGCAGGGGCAGTTGGTGCTATTGGAGCGATGGCATTAGGTGCCACAGGCCCCGTTGCAGTTGCAGGGATAGCTGCAGCCGCGGTGGGAGCTGCTGTGGCTGGTGGCGTTGCTGTTGACAAAGGGATCGGTAAGGATGCTCCCACGGCTGCTGATTGTTTAGGAGGTGACTTTTACAAAGTCCTACTGCAAGAAGAACCGTTCAAATCAACAACT GTCGAGTTAATATTGAAATCCTACCGCTGGGTTCCATTTCTTCCGGTGACCCAAAACAATTCCATGTTGTGTATCTTACTGCTACTCTCAAAATATAGATTGAGGAATGTTCCTGTCATTGAATCAGGAAAACCCGGCCTCAAGAATTACATAACTCAATCTGCAATAGTTCAGGGTCTTGAAAGGTGTAGAGGAAGGGACTGGTTCGACTGTATAGCTGCGAGACCCATTTCTGATTTGGGACTTCCTTTCATGTCATGTCACGAC GTTATTAGCATCCAAAGCGAAGAGTTGATACTGGAAGCTttcaagaaaatgagagataaTCATATTGGTGGCCTTCCAGTCGTCGAGGGGCCAAGGAAAAGGATTGTGGGAAATATAAGTATAAGAGACGTAAGATATTTGCTGCTTACACCTGAACTTTTCTCCAATTTCAGGTAG
- the LOC111802217 gene encoding SNF1-related protein kinase regulatory subunit gamma-1-like isoform X1, whose product MAQETLVKYSALSNCESYFERIQSTKKLPKPLQETLNHAFSRIPVSSFPGVPGGKVIEIPADTTIANAVKILSECKILSAPVTNPNAREDMSWRDRYLGIVDYSAIILWVLESAEIAAAVLSAGSATAVGVGAGAVGAIGAMALGATGPVAVAGIAAAAVGAAVAGGVAVDKGIGKDAPTAADCLGGDFYKVLLQEEPFKSTTVELILKSYRWVPFLPVTQNNSMLCILLLLSKYRLRNVPVIESGKPGLKNYITQSAIVQGLERCRGRDWFDCIAARPISDLGLPFMSCHDVISIQSEELILEAFKKMRDNHIGGLPVVEGPRKRIVGNISIRDVRYLLLTPELFSNFRKLTVMDFIKIVATLPEDVGRLAPPITCKLESTLGSVINSLASKSVHRIYVVAGDEELVGVITLRDVISCFIFEPPNYIINHFGFSAEEMLNESQL is encoded by the exons ATGGCACAAGAAACGCTGGTTAAGTATTCTGCATTGTCAAACTGTGAATCTTACTTTGAGCGCATTCAATCCACGAAGAAACTTCCAAAGCCCTTACAGGAGACGCTCAATCATGCGTTTTCCAGGATCCCAGTTTCATCGTTTCCTGGAGTTCCAGGAGGCAAAG TTATTGAGATTCCAGCAGACACAACTATTGCTAATGCTGTGAAGATTCTATCTGAATGCAAAATTTTATCAGCTCCTGTAACGAATCCAAATGCAAGAGAAGATATGAGTTGGAGAGATAGGTACCTAGGGATTGTAGATTATTCGGCGATTATCTTGTGGGTGTTGGAGAGTGCAGAAATTGCCGCGGCTGTTTTATCCGCTGGTTCAGCCACGGCTGTTGGAGTTGGTGCAGGGGCAGTTGGTGCTATTGGAGCGATGGCATTAGGTGCCACAGGCCCCGTTGCAGTTGCAGGGATAGCTGCAGCCGCGGTGGGAGCTGCTGTGGCTGGTGGCGTTGCTGTTGACAAAGGGATCGGTAAGGATGCTCCCACGGCTGCTGATTGTTTAGGAGGTGACTTTTACAAAGTCCTACTGCAAGAAGAACCGTTCAAATCAACAACT GTCGAGTTAATATTGAAATCCTACCGCTGGGTTCCATTTCTTCCGGTGACCCAAAACAATTCCATGTTGTGTATCTTACTGCTACTCTCAAAATATAGATTGAGGAATGTTCCTGTCATTGAATCAGGAAAACCCGGCCTCAAGAATTACATAACTCAATCTGCAATAGTTCAGGGTCTTGAAAGGTGTAGAGGAAGGGACTGGTTCGACTGTATAGCTGCGAGACCCATTTCTGATTTGGGACTTCCTTTCATGTCATGTCACGAC GTTATTAGCATCCAAAGCGAAGAGTTGATACTGGAAGCTttcaagaaaatgagagataaTCATATTGGTGGCCTTCCAGTCGTCGAGGGGCCAAGGAAAAGGATTGTGGGAAATATAAGTATAAGAGACGTAAGATATTTGCTGCTTACACCTGAACTTTTCTCCAATTTCAG GAAGCTTACTGTCATGGATTTCATCAAAATAGTTGCTACGTTGCCCGAAGATGTTGGAAGACTTGCCCCACCAATTACATGCAAACTTGAATCAACTCTTGGCTCTGTTATTAATAGTCTTGCTTCCAAGTCAGTCCACAGGATCTATGTGGTAGCTGGTGATGAGGAACTTGTCGGGGTTATCACCCTAAGGGATGTCATCTCCTGCTTCATTTTTGAACCACCCAACTACATAATCAACCACTTTGGATTCTCTGCTGAAGAAATGTTGAATGAGTCGCAACTATAA
- the LOC111802336 gene encoding ubiquitin-conjugating enzyme E2 2: MSTPARKRLMRDFRRLQQDPPAGISGAPQDNNIMLWNAVIFGPDDTPWDGGTFKLTLQFTEDYPNKPPTVRFVSRMFHPNIYADGSICLDILQNQWSPIYDVAAILTSIQSLLCDPNPNSPANSEAARMFSENKREYNRRVREIVEQSWTAD, from the exons ATGTCTACTCCTGCGAGGAAGAGACTGATGAGAGACTTCAGGAGGTTGCAACAAGACCCACCTGCCGGCATCAGTGGTGCTCCCCAAGACAATAATATCATGCTATGGAATGCTGTTATATTTGG GCCAGATGATACACCTTGGGATGGAG GTACGTTTAAACTGACCCTTCAGTTCACTGAGGATTATCCAAATAAGCCACCGACAGTCCGTTTTGTCTCTAGAATGTTCCACCCTAACA TTTATGCCGATGGAAGCATTTGTTTGGACATTCTGCAAAATCAGTGGAGCCCAATCTATGATGTAGCAGCTATACTCACCTCTATTCAG TCGTTGCTGTGCGACCCGAATCCAAACTCCCCTGCTAATTCTGAAGCTGCTAGGATGTTTAGCGAGAATAAGCGCGAGTACAACAGGAGAGTGCGTGAAATCGTGGAACAGAGCTGGACTGCCGATTAG